The DNA segment AATGAAATATCACTCGTTCAGCGCCGGCTTTTTTAATATAATTCAGGATTTTTTCTGGCTCGTTTACCATCAAATGAGCTTCCCAGGTGATATCAGGTGTGATATCGGCGATTTCTTTGGGGGTAATACTGAGAGAAGGAACAAAATGTCCGTCCATAAAGTCTATTTGGACCCAATCTGTAAACGATTTTGCCAAGTTAACCATTGATATCAGGCTATCCCGGTTATCGGTTAGTATTGCAGGTACGATTTTAGCACTGGTTTTCATCGACAAGAAATTATAATGTTATTAATTATCCTGATCAAGGCGCACTAGTTCAATATTGCCCCAAACTCCCAATTTGGAACCGATTATTATTAAAGCGCCGTCAATTCCGGATATTGATCGCGCAATGTCGAGTCCGGAGTCAATATCCTCAACAGTTTTTACGACGTTTCCTATAGCGGTTGCGGCTGCATCCGCAAGAATAGCAGAGCAACTAATGGCCATTGCTGCATCTGCTTTACCGAAACTCAAAGAATGGCCAACTGTCCCAGAGGAGGTACATATTCCTTTTGTTGTTGTTTTCTCAGGGATTATAATACCGATTTTTCCGGAAAGCGGAGAATTTCCGGCATAAACTGCAATAGTACGCTTGTGTGAAGTCGATAAAAAAATATCACCACCATTTTCTATGATGATTTCTTTACTGTAGCGTAAAAGGTCCTTGCCAGTATATTCGGCGATAGCGCCGGCAACAGCCGCCATAGGGCCTACGCCAGCTTTATCGCTTGCTTCAAACATAGAAATCACTATTGGTGGAGCTTGTTTGTCGATTACCATTGGTATAAGAGATTTTTCAAATGTTGGATTATACTTTATATATTTGCTTATCAAATCATGGTACTTGGTAGCATAAAAAGCAGCCTGTTTGTGGATATCGGACTGGGCTTGAATCATGAGATCAGTTTGGCCGCAGGTAACTTGGAAACTGATTAATCCATGGCTGTTTACCCAGCTGCGGTAATACCTGTTTTGGTACATTAAAAATGTAGTTCCATTGCGCGGGGGGGACATGCCTTGATGCAATTTGAGCAAGCAATGCACCTGTCATGAATAAAGAGCACCTTGCGGCTTTTTGATTCTACTTCGAAAGCGCCAGTAGGACATATTGTCAAGCACGCCCCACAATGGGTGCATTTATCTTCGTTTCTAACCACATTCTGGCTTAATGCCTCAATTTTAACACCTGTTTTTGTCAGGAAGTGAATCCCACGGTCGTAATCTTCCTGATCGCCGGACAATTCAAGCACAACAAAACCTTCTGAATCAGGTATGATGGAAGCCTTCAGGATATTAAATCGTAAATTGTATTCTTTTACCAGCCTGTAGGCAATAGCTTCTTCTACCAGACGGGCAGGAAAATGCAGTACAATTTTACGTGATACGTTCACATTGACTCCGAATTAATTAGTAACAGTTGTTCCTTTCAACCGGTCGATAATTAAGAGGTTTCGTGCTTTGGCTGCTTCCAGCTCCTGGCAATGAAGCAACCGGCTCAGTAAGGAGGAATTTTCCGCTGATAATCCACTCTTTTAAAATATTTGATATTTCCAGGGCGCGCGAATAGCTGGAAAGCGAAGCGGAGGGAATAGATTTGCCTCCCAGCTGAATGGTTCCGCTTTTTAATTGGGCGTAGGAGACTTCCCCGAGAATATCTGGCAAGTTATGAGGGTAGGCTTTTGAATAATCAACAACAGCGGAGAATATATCTTCATCGGTTACCGCTGTATATTCAAGTATTTCTTCATTGAGTATTGGAATAGGAATACCAATTCCTACGTCTAGCGATACTCCATAGCCTTGCATGCTGACGCCTCGCAACCAGCGGGCATTCATCTGTTTTAAATCGCCAATAAGCGATAGCGTTCCTGCTCCTCTTTTAGGAACACCGTTGTCTGTACGAAGAGCATTAGGGCTATGCTGAGTGCCATGCCATGAGATATAGCCCGCTCCACCTCCAAGGAACAGTTTGGTACCAATGCCGATGGTTTTATAATAAGGATCATTTAACAAGGGAGAAACCTGCCCTGCAGAACAGTAAGTTACGTTTCCGAGGCGCGGTTTAAGAACACCAAGGTAGGTGTAGATAGTTTTATCAGAGGTATTTGTGGCTACATTATAATTTTGGTAGCAGTTGCGGAGACTGAAAAATACTGCTTCGTTTAAATCGTGGATATTTATCCAGGTTTCCAGTTTTTTTCTGGGATAACAATCAGTGCCATAAGCTGTTGCTGAGAGACTCACGTCTTTACCGGATACTAAATCTTCTATAACGTGCCCTCCCCCGTAATTAAAATCCCCCGGATATATTTTATTCCTGGGATCGTCATCGGGAAGTGCAGTTGCACCGAGCATAATATCAGTTGCCGCAAAACCGGTATAAGCAGGTACATCGTTGATAAGAGTTTTACCGGCTTCCAGCTTAATCCTCGGTTTTGAATGCCCGATATTAAAATAAATTCCAGAGGAACACATTGGGGCAAAAGTACCTGTAGTAACAACGTCAATCTCGTTTGCTGCCTGGCTAATGCCTTGTTGGCGGACTATGTCGATTATTTCCTCGGCATTTACCACTACGGCTTTGCCGGATTTGATTTTTGAGTTGATTTCTTCAATAGTTTTTGACATAAAGTTTACAACCACCAATTGAACAGGATTAAATCATAGTATTATGAGACTTGACTGTCAATTATAAGGCAAAACACGAAATAGTCGCCAATATCCATCAATGAAATAATTACATGATCCATCTGGCTTTAATTTCGTTGAGAATTCGAGCTAATCAAAGGAGCACTAGACCGTGGACAACTGGCTATCCTACAATACAATAATGCATGAAATAAATAATCAGTGAATACCTGGTGTTCCAGGTAGGGAATTAAATGTTTACGTACAAGAGGTGAAAATGGGTGAATATAGATGAAATTTTGAAAATGATGATAGAGTATCTTCATAGCAACAAGAACAGCCTGATAGCGCAAAAAGATTTGGGTGGGGGGGATGACACCCGGTCTTTTAATGCTGCCCTGGTACACTCACTGCGACAGGATCCGGATGTGATTGTTGTAGACGAAATGAGGTATATTGACACAATGCCAATTGCTATTCGGGCAGCTGAAACCGGACACCTTGTCATGGGGGCACTGCATACAAGAGATGCAACGCAGACAATTGACCGGATAACTGATATGTTTCCTCCGGCTCAGCAAGCCCAGATTAGACTACAAGTCTCGCAAAGTATCGAGGGTATTCTCTCCCAAACCCTTCTGCCAAGAAATGGTGGAAAAGGCCGAGTGGCGGCATTTGAGATCATGCTGGCTAATCCGGCGGTGAGAAACCTCATTTGTGACGGTCGTACTTACGAATGACCCAATGTTATTCAATTGAATAACAAGAATGGCATGAAAATACTGGATCAATCATTAGCCGAACTGGTTTCAGATGGATGGGTATCCAGAGAAGAGGCAATTGCAAAGAGCTCAAGTCCGGAAAGGTTGGAAAAATTATTGCAATTTAGATCAAGCGGTGG comes from the Dehalococcoidales bacterium genome and includes:
- a CDS encoding UPF0280 family protein, which produces MYQNRYYRSWVNSHGLISFQVTCGQTDLMIQAQSDIHKQAAFYATKYHDLISKYIKYNPTFEKSLIPMVIDKQAPPIVISMFEASDKAGVGPMAAVAGAIAEYTGKDLLRYSKEIIIENGGDIFLSTSHKRTIAVYAGNSPLSGKIGIIIPEKTTTKGICTSSGTVGHSLSFGKADAAMAISCSAILADAAATAIGNVVKTVEDIDSGLDIARSISGIDGALIIIGSKLGVWGNIELVRLDQDN
- a CDS encoding 4Fe-4S binding protein; translated protein: MNVSRKIVLHFPARLVEEAIAYRLVKEYNLRFNILKASIIPDSEGFVVLELSGDQEDYDRGIHFLTKTGVKIEALSQNVVRNEDKCTHCGACLTICPTGAFEVESKSRKVLFIHDRCIACSNCIKACPPRAMELHF
- a CDS encoding homocysteine biosynthesis protein, which translates into the protein MSKTIEEINSKIKSGKAVVVNAEEIIDIVRQQGISQAANEIDVVTTGTFAPMCSSGIYFNIGHSKPRIKLEAGKTLINDVPAYTGFAATDIMLGATALPDDDPRNKIYPGDFNYGGGHVIEDLVSGKDVSLSATAYGTDCYPRKKLETWINIHDLNEAVFFSLRNCYQNYNVATNTSDKTIYTYLGVLKPRLGNVTYCSAGQVSPLLNDPYYKTIGIGTKLFLGGGAGYISWHGTQHSPNALRTDNGVPKRGAGTLSLIGDLKQMNARWLRGVSMQGYGVSLDVGIGIPIPILNEEILEYTAVTDEDIFSAVVDYSKAYPHNLPDILGEVSYAQLKSGTIQLGGKSIPSASLSSYSRALEISNILKEWIISGKFLLTEPVASLPGAGSSQSTKPLNYRPVERNNCY
- a CDS encoding ATPase, T2SS/T4P/T4SS family, with protein sequence MNIDEILKMMIEYLHSNKNSLIAQKDLGGGDDTRSFNAALVHSLRQDPDVIVVDEMRYIDTMPIAIRAAETGHLVMGALHTRDATQTIDRITDMFPPAQQAQIRLQVSQSIEGILSQTLLPRNGGKGRVAAFEIMLANPAVRNLICDGRTYE